From one Bacteroides intestinalis DSM 17393 genomic stretch:
- a CDS encoding MBL fold metallo-hydrolase, producing the protein MLAIKQIINSVYNSNTFLLYTKNSSECWLVDAGDVDKVIGAIPEGKKLVGVLFTHTHYDHIYGINELLRQYPELILYTNEFGKTALLSPKLNCSRYHMEAEDIVCCRPENIITINEGEKLRLFSGNDSFVSVYATPGHDKSCLCYTVSGCFFSGDSYIPGLKVIASFPNSNRVDAEISQQRIIQLSRNLSLYPGHGSVEYGRE; encoded by the coding sequence ATGCTGGCGATAAAACAGATAATTAACTCTGTTTACAATTCCAATACATTCCTGCTTTACACGAAGAATAGTAGTGAATGCTGGCTTGTTGATGCGGGAGATGTGGATAAAGTGATAGGTGCTATTCCCGAAGGAAAAAAGTTAGTTGGTGTATTGTTTACTCATACTCATTATGACCATATTTATGGTATTAATGAACTGTTGAGGCAATATCCTGAGTTGATTCTCTATACAAATGAATTTGGAAAAACAGCTTTATTGTCACCTAAATTGAATTGTTCACGTTATCACATGGAGGCAGAAGATATCGTTTGCTGTCGGCCGGAGAATATTATTACTATTAATGAAGGGGAAAAATTGAGGCTCTTTTCTGGCAATGATAGTTTTGTGTCGGTTTATGCGACTCCGGGGCATGACAAAAGCTGTTTATGTTATACAGTAAGTGGCTGTTTCTTCAGTGGTGATTCATATATACCAGGCTTGAAAGTGATTGCTTCTTTTCCTAATAGTAATCGAGTTGATGCAGAAATCTCTCAGCAACGAATAATACAATTGTCTCGTAACTTAAGTTTATATCCTGGTCATGGAAGCGTAGAATATGGTAGAGAATAA
- a CDS encoding NAD-dependent epimerase/dehydratase family protein, whose protein sequence is MNSIYSQVVNPNQEFSIVGGLCSHGERIRILILGAFGFIGTNILKFIDDYLSGQYEVVVFDRTNKHPKGVEINSISKVYTGDITSTLDIENIFRNEAEFDVVLHLVTTTVPAASNDYRYDIETNLISTIQLLEMCKKYKAHKIIYLSSGGAIYGDMANAHSENQVAKPISSYGITKLAVENYMYLYKRLFDLDYLIVRLSNPYGPYHYSTKQGVINIAIQKALRGEKLSIWGDGTGCKDYIYIEDFCRILFILINMNYKNEIVNIGSGSVYSLNDIVETIHKQLPSFGWEYTCCHQSDVVDFTLDISKLLSIIGDMRFIALAEGISKTLAWHKDNKFVL, encoded by the coding sequence ATGAATTCTATTTATTCACAAGTAGTCAATCCAAACCAAGAATTTTCTATTGTTGGTGGATTATGTAGTCATGGTGAGCGCATACGGATATTGATTTTGGGAGCTTTTGGGTTTATTGGTACAAATATTTTAAAGTTTATTGATGATTATCTTTCTGGACAGTATGAAGTTGTAGTATTTGATAGGACAAATAAGCATCCTAAGGGAGTGGAAATAAATTCTATTTCAAAGGTTTATACTGGCGATATAACATCTACTTTGGACATAGAAAATATATTTAGGAATGAAGCTGAGTTTGATGTTGTTTTGCATTTAGTTACCACAACAGTTCCTGCTGCATCAAATGACTATAGATATGACATAGAAACAAATTTGATTTCTACTATTCAATTATTAGAAATGTGCAAGAAATATAAGGCACATAAAATAATCTATTTATCTTCTGGAGGGGCTATCTATGGTGACATGGCGAATGCTCATTCGGAAAATCAGGTAGCTAAGCCGATATCTTCATATGGAATAACCAAATTGGCTGTTGAAAATTATATGTATCTCTATAAAAGACTCTTTGACTTAGATTATCTAATTGTCAGGTTGTCAAATCCATATGGTCCATATCATTATTCAACGAAGCAGGGAGTTATAAATATTGCTATACAAAAAGCTTTGAGAGGTGAAAAACTGTCTATATGGGGAGATGGGACAGGGTGTAAAGATTATATCTATATTGAAGATTTTTGCAGAATACTATTCATTTTAATAAATATGAATTATAAGAATGAGATTGTTAATATTGGCTCTGGGTCTGTATATTCTTTAAATGATATAGTTGAAACCATTCATAAACAATTGCCTTCTTTTGGATGGGAATATACATGTTGTCACCAAAGCGATGTAGTCGATTTTACATTGGATATAAGTAAATTGTTATCTATAATAGGAGATATGAGATTTATAGCGTTAGCAGAAGGTATTTCTAAAACTTTGGCTTGGCATAAAGATAATAAGTTTGTGTTGTAG
- a CDS encoding TDP-N-acetylfucosamine:lipid II N-acetylfucosaminyltransferase family protein, translating to MKILHLIIDHQVIERMLGVYENVFPYHNDVVIFSLTTDFKHLRKYKECPVILRNQGRKEGKVFDFSSYTHIIAHYLTMDMIDFIKSAPIDVHVCWEVYGADLYNQFLEPNGFKLYYTDPVRYDKYRVFRRYLPYLFKLALEVKGYKYQFNFQINKQFKYISHRINSIQHCCYYDVALIEQYASRKIYSYEVFNYSLSEVLGKLKDTPFFDGDTIMVGNSASYSNNHLYVLNFLKRMDLKDELRFTLVLSYGGSKQYVSEVENAYKSSFPQKVEVLTSYLPLQVYNQIFLKVRSMIMSAWRQESIGTIIMGFYLGVKVFMSERSPLYKWFVDCGFNVFAIETAKEEDLDTPLSIKDKQRNREIVLERYNEERIARSLKENIVD from the coding sequence ATGAAAATACTTCATTTAATTATAGATCATCAAGTGATTGAGCGAATGCTTGGGGTGTATGAGAATGTTTTTCCATATCATAATGATGTTGTTATATTTAGTTTGACTACTGATTTTAAACATTTGCGTAAGTATAAAGAATGTCCAGTGATTCTGCGAAATCAAGGTAGAAAAGAAGGAAAGGTCTTTGATTTCTCTAGCTATACTCATATCATTGCTCATTATTTAACAATGGATATGATTGACTTTATCAAGTCAGCACCAATAGATGTTCATGTTTGTTGGGAGGTGTATGGCGCTGATTTGTATAATCAATTTTTGGAGCCAAATGGTTTTAAGTTATACTATACAGATCCTGTGAGATATGACAAATATAGAGTCTTTAGGAGGTATTTACCATATTTATTTAAACTGGCTCTTGAAGTTAAAGGGTATAAGTATCAATTTAACTTTCAAATCAATAAACAATTTAAATATATTTCTCATCGAATAAATAGTATTCAACATTGTTGTTATTATGATGTAGCGCTTATAGAACAGTATGCTTCAAGAAAGATCTATTCTTATGAGGTTTTTAATTATTCATTATCAGAAGTCTTAGGAAAGTTGAAAGATACTCCTTTCTTTGACGGTGATACAATTATGGTAGGTAACTCAGCTTCTTACTCAAATAATCATTTGTATGTACTGAATTTCCTGAAGAGAATGGATTTGAAAGATGAGTTGAGATTTACTCTTGTTTTGTCTTATGGTGGTAGCAAACAATATGTGAGTGAAGTTGAGAATGCTTATAAATCCTCTTTTCCTCAAAAAGTTGAAGTACTTACAAGTTATCTTCCACTCCAAGTTTATAATCAGATTTTTCTTAAAGTACGCTCCATGATAATGTCCGCCTGGAGACAGGAGTCTATAGGAACTATAATTATGGGGTTTTACCTAGGTGTTAAGGTTTTTATGTCAGAAAGGAGTCCTTTATATAAGTGGTTTGTGGATTGCGGATTTAATGTTTTTGCAATAGAGACAGCGAAAGAAGAGGATTTAGATACTCCGTTATCCATTAAAGACAAGCAACGAAATAGGGAGATTGTTTTGGAACGTTATAATGAGGAAAGGATAGCGCGATCTCTTAAAGAAAATATAGTGGACTAA
- a CDS encoding 3-oxoacyl-ACP synthase III family protein yields the protein MAFFKIDNVKIAGISACVPPKQVENIDSTLIEDKKELEKYIETTGVKRRYIAEEGICSSDLCLEAAEKIIEELDWKKEDIECLIFVSQTPDYIFPATACVLQDRLKLSSNCMSFDITMSCPGWIYGLSTISAILSAGKIKKGLLLVGETSTKAKSPYDRVNLLAGDAGTATALEFNTSASPIIFDMHTDGSNFKSLIIPDGGYRNPVTKESFEYVMCKDDILRNRLQANMEGDSIFSFAVNTAPKEINALLSKLAVDKADVDYFLIHQANQMINKFIQKRLKVDDSKCIYNITDFGNTSSTSIPLMIISKLREKFNGKKIVCSAFGTGLAWGTMVMDTSTDGVFPELIRYAGDKTDN from the coding sequence ATGGCATTTTTTAAGATAGATAATGTAAAAATAGCAGGAATCTCTGCTTGCGTACCTCCGAAGCAAGTTGAAAATATAGATTCTACTCTCATAGAAGATAAAAAAGAATTAGAAAAATACATAGAAACCACCGGAGTCAAAAGAAGGTATATTGCCGAAGAGGGAATTTGTTCTTCTGATTTGTGTTTAGAGGCAGCAGAAAAAATAATTGAGGAATTGGATTGGAAAAAGGAAGATATTGAGTGCTTGATATTTGTCTCTCAAACTCCGGATTATATTTTTCCAGCTACAGCATGTGTTCTTCAAGATAGATTAAAACTCTCTTCTAACTGTATGAGTTTTGATATCACTATGAGTTGCCCTGGTTGGATTTACGGACTTTCCACAATTTCTGCAATTTTGAGTGCTGGGAAAATAAAGAAAGGGCTATTGCTTGTAGGGGAAACATCTACCAAAGCTAAATCTCCTTATGATAGAGTAAATTTGTTGGCTGGTGATGCTGGAACAGCTACAGCTCTTGAATTTAATACGTCAGCTTCACCGATCATCTTTGATATGCATACTGATGGAAGTAATTTTAAATCACTGATTATTCCTGATGGTGGATATAGAAACCCTGTAACTAAAGAATCTTTTGAGTATGTAATGTGTAAGGATGATATTTTAAGAAATAGACTCCAAGCGAATATGGAAGGAGATAGTATTTTTTCTTTTGCAGTAAATACTGCTCCTAAAGAGATTAATGCACTTTTATCTAAGTTAGCAGTAGATAAGGCTGATGTAGACTATTTCTTGATTCATCAGGCAAATCAAATGATTAATAAGTTTATTCAAAAGCGGCTGAAAGTTGATGATTCTAAGTGTATATATAATATCACAGATTTTGGTAATACATCATCTACATCTATACCATTAATGATCATTAGTAAACTTAGAGAAAAATTTAATGGGAAGAAAATTGTGTGTAGTGCCTTTGGTACAGGTTTGGCATGGGGGACTATGGTTATGGATACGTCTACGGACGGGGTTTTTCCTGAGTTGATAAGATATGCTGGCGATAAAACAGATAATTAA
- a CDS encoding lipopolysaccharide biosynthesis protein, whose translation MAETGKSFVKKFIGFSVVTWVSFIISFLSAPISTRLFDPSVLGKINIFNTYTNLWGILILVGLDQAYARFYYERPNNRTVGYLFTFCFAVTYSLILLFVILAIPFRDFLSQVMFQEKDNLLLWLFFLSVFCTATLRYLNLTYRMEKDIKLYTIQGILMALISKVLYIGVGFWDSSYKPALVVLTVSHLILALVFLLIQKERFEKIRKYDKEVTKEIFSFAIPLIPVSILMWANSSIPQIVMQNTMDYHSVGIFTSAVALANIILLVQAGFNTYWVPYTYENYKTQTGQFFKVHRYLVCVLTLFGLFVVLSQDIIFLLLGEKYRAAKVFFPFLILAPICYIIGETTGMGIGISKKTYLNIIVFIVSVIVNILFCMLLRIPMGIPGIAIATSIAAIVSMTLKTYLGEKHYHVVESYKYMFFSVIAITASAIVTLLMGNVLVKYSLLLVVVFATGLFFRHEVSDLFRYTKSFVR comes from the coding sequence ATGGCAGAGACAGGTAAGTCATTTGTTAAGAAATTTATAGGTTTTTCTGTTGTAACCTGGGTTTCTTTTATTATAAGTTTTTTATCTGCACCTATATCTACACGACTATTTGATCCTTCTGTGTTAGGTAAGATAAATATATTTAATACATATACCAATCTTTGGGGAATTTTAATTTTAGTAGGATTGGATCAGGCTTATGCTCGGTTTTATTATGAACGGCCTAATAACAGAACTGTTGGATATCTTTTCACATTTTGTTTTGCAGTGACTTATTCCTTGATTTTGCTGTTTGTTATTCTTGCAATACCATTTAGAGATTTTTTGTCTCAAGTGATGTTTCAAGAGAAAGACAATTTGCTGTTGTGGCTATTTTTCTTAAGTGTTTTTTGTACTGCTACATTAAGATACTTGAACTTGACATATCGGATGGAGAAGGATATTAAGTTGTATACTATACAAGGTATCTTAATGGCTTTGATTTCTAAGGTTCTTTACATTGGGGTGGGTTTTTGGGATTCTTCTTATAAACCAGCTTTAGTAGTGTTGACAGTGTCTCATCTTATTCTTGCGTTAGTTTTTTTATTGATACAGAAAGAACGTTTTGAGAAAATAAGAAAGTATGATAAGGAGGTCACAAAAGAAATATTTTCTTTTGCCATCCCACTGATACCGGTTTCTATCTTGATGTGGGCTAACTCTTCTATTCCACAGATCGTAATGCAAAATACCATGGATTATCATAGTGTTGGCATATTTACTTCTGCTGTAGCATTGGCAAACATAATACTACTTGTGCAAGCTGGATTTAATACTTATTGGGTGCCTTATACTTATGAAAATTATAAAACACAAACAGGGCAATTTTTTAAGGTTCATCGCTATTTAGTTTGTGTCTTAACCCTATTTGGTTTGTTTGTTGTTCTTTCCCAAGATATTATTTTTTTATTGCTTGGTGAGAAGTATAGGGCTGCCAAAGTGTTTTTCCCTTTCTTGATTTTGGCGCCGATTTGTTATATTATTGGTGAGACGACAGGGATGGGTATTGGCATTTCGAAGAAAACTTATTTAAATATAATTGTGTTTATAGTTTCTGTTATCGTTAATATTCTTTTCTGTATGTTACTGCGTATTCCAATGGGAATTCCTGGGATTGCTATTGCTACATCAATAGCGGCTATAGTTTCCATGACTCTAAAAACATACCTTGGTGAAAAACACTATCATGTGGTGGAATCGTATAAATATATGTTTTTTTCAGTGATAGCTATTACTGCTAGTGCTATTGTAACACTTTTGATGGGTAATGTACTTGTAAAATATTCTTTGTTATTAGTTGTTGTGTTTGCTACAGGATTGTTTTTCAGACATGAGGTGAGCGATTTATTCAGATACACAAAAAGTTTTGTTCGTTAA